A region from the Camelus ferus isolate YT-003-E chromosome 1, BCGSAC_Cfer_1.0, whole genome shotgun sequence genome encodes:
- the LOC102507727 gene encoding schwannomin-interacting protein 1 isoform X3, which yields MNLDSDGMDDIISQESPLDMEGNYKKAQKNERESIRQKLALGSFFDDGPGIYTSCSKSGKPSLSSRLQSGMNLQICFVNDSGSDKDSDADDSKTETSLDTPLSPMSKQSSSYSDRDTTEEESESLDDMDFLTRQKKLQAEAKMALAMAKPMAKMQVEVEKQNRKKSPVADLLPHMPHISECLMKRSLKPTDLRDMTIGQLQVIVNDLHSQIESLNEELVQLLLIRDELHTEQDAMLVDIEDLTRHAESQQKHMAEKMPAK from the exons gcacagaagaatgagagagaatCTATCCGACAGAAGTTGGCACTTGGCAGCTTCTTTGATGATGGCCCAGGAATTTATACCAGCTGTAGCAAAAGTGGGAAGCCAAGCCTTTCTTCCCG CCTGCAGAGTGGGATGAACCTGCAGATATGCTTCGTCAACGACAGCGGCAGCGATAAGGACAGCGATGCTGACGACAGCAAGACCGAAACCAGCCTGGACACCCCGTTGTCTCCCATG AGCAAACAGAGTTCTTCCTATTCCGATAGAGACACTACTGAAGAAGAATCCGAGTCCCTGGATGACATGGATTTCCTCACAAGGCAAAAGAAATTGCAAGCTGAAGCCAAAATGGCCCTTGCCATGGCCAAACCAATGGCCAAAATGCAAGTAGAAGTGgaaaaacagaacaggaaaaagtCTCCGGTCGCTGATCTC CTGCCACACATGCCTCATATAAGTGAATGTTTGATGAAAAGAAGTTTAAAGCCCACTGACCTGAGAGACATGACTATCGGGCAGCTACAAGTCATAGTCAATGATCTCCATTCCCAGATAGAAA GCTTGAATGAAGAATTGGTCCAGCTGCTTCTCATCCGAGATGAGCTGCACACGGAGCAGGACGCCATGCTGGTAGACATCGAAGACTTGACCAG ACACGCCGAGAGTCAGCAGAAGCACATGGCAGAGAAAATGCCGGCAAAGTGA
- the LOC102507727 gene encoding schwannomin-interacting protein 1 isoform X4 codes for MVHQENCSYQAQKNERESIRQKLALGSFFDDGPGIYTSCSKSGKPSLSSRLQSGMNLQICFVNDSGSDKDSDADDSKTETSLDTPLSPMSKQSSSYSDRDTTEEESESLDDMDFLTRQKKLQAEAKMALAMAKPMAKMQVEVEKQNRKKSPVADLLPHMPHISECLMKRSLKPTDLRDMTIGQLQVIVNDLHSQIESLNEELVQLLLIRDELHTEQDAMLVDIEDLTRHAESQQKHMAEKMPAK; via the exons gcacagaagaatgagagagaatCTATCCGACAGAAGTTGGCACTTGGCAGCTTCTTTGATGATGGCCCAGGAATTTATACCAGCTGTAGCAAAAGTGGGAAGCCAAGCCTTTCTTCCCG CCTGCAGAGTGGGATGAACCTGCAGATATGCTTCGTCAACGACAGCGGCAGCGATAAGGACAGCGATGCTGACGACAGCAAGACCGAAACCAGCCTGGACACCCCGTTGTCTCCCATG AGCAAACAGAGTTCTTCCTATTCCGATAGAGACACTACTGAAGAAGAATCCGAGTCCCTGGATGACATGGATTTCCTCACAAGGCAAAAGAAATTGCAAGCTGAAGCCAAAATGGCCCTTGCCATGGCCAAACCAATGGCCAAAATGCAAGTAGAAGTGgaaaaacagaacaggaaaaagtCTCCGGTCGCTGATCTC CTGCCACACATGCCTCATATAAGTGAATGTTTGATGAAAAGAAGTTTAAAGCCCACTGACCTGAGAGACATGACTATCGGGCAGCTACAAGTCATAGTCAATGATCTCCATTCCCAGATAGAAA GCTTGAATGAAGAATTGGTCCAGCTGCTTCTCATCCGAGATGAGCTGCACACGGAGCAGGACGCCATGCTGGTAGACATCGAAGACTTGACCAG ACACGCCGAGAGTCAGCAGAAGCACATGGCAGAGAAAATGCCGGCAAAGTGA